Part of the Roseomonas sp. OT10 genome, CACGTCGCCGCGCGGCAGCGTGCCGATCGACGGATCGACGGTGATCACGGCGCCGCCGCGGATCAGGTAGTGGCCGCGCGCCACCTGCGGCGCCGCGCCGGCAGTGCCGCTGCCCTGGGCCCAGGCACGGCCGATGAAGGGGGTGGCAAGGCCGCTGCCCATTCCAGCGGCAACACAGGTGAAGACGCGACCAAGTTTCCGACGTGACAGCACGGAATTCGTTCCCTGACAGACGACACGCGAATGCTTCGCAAGTCGCGTGCCGGCGTCCGTGCGGGCGGCGGGCTACTCCGCGGCCGGCGCCGCGACCACACGCTCCTCCAGTTCCAGCTCCCTCAGCTTCGCCGCCACGGCCCCGATCGGGCGCGTATAGGGCGCGAGCAGCAGGTACAGCGCCGGCACCGCGTAGAGCGTGACGAAGGTGGACAGGGTGATCCCGCCCACGATCACCACGCCCAGCGCCTGCCGGCTCTCCGCCCCCGCACCGGTCGACACGGCGAGCGGCACGGCGCCCAGCACGGTGGCGATGGAGGTCATCAGGATCGGCCGCAGCCGCACCACCGAGGCCTCCAGCACCGCGTCGTACACGCTCCTGCCCTCGTCGCGGAGCTGGTTGGCGAACTCCACCACCAGGATGCCGTTCTTCGCCATCAGCCCGATCAGCAGGATCATGCCGATCTGGCTGAAGATGTTCAGCGACTGGCCGGTGACGAAGAGCGCGAGCAGCCCGCCCGTCAGCGCGAGCGGGGTGGAGAGCAGGATGACGAAGGGGTGGATGAAGCTCTCGAACTGCGCCGCCAGCACGAGGTAGACCACCAGCAGCGCGAAGGCGAAGGTGAAGTACAGGCTCGACCCGCTTTCGCGGAACTCCTGGCTCTGGCCGCGATAGGTGATGCGCGCGTCGGGCGGCAGAGTCTCGCGCGCCACCTGGTCGAGGAAGTCCAGCGCCTCGCCCAGCGAATAGCCCGGCGCGGGGGTCGCGCTGATGGTGATGGCGCGGGTGCGGTCCTCCCGCGCCAGGGACTGCGCCCGGGCGCGCTCGCTGAGCTGGACGACGTTCGACATCGGCACCAGCCCGCCGGAGGCGGTACGGACGAAGATGTTCTGCAGGTCGTAGGGGGTGGCGCGGTACTCGTCGCGCGCCTGGAGCATGATCTTGTACTCCTCCCCCGCCACGACATAGGTGCCGACCTCGCGCGAGCCCAGCATCGTCTCGATGGTCCGCCCCACCGCCTGGATGGACACGCCCAGGTCGGCCGCCTTGCGCCGGTCCACCTCCACCCGGATCTCGGGCTTGGTCTCCTTGAAGTTGGAATCGAGGTTCAGCAGCCGCGTGTTCTGCCGCGCCCGGTCCATGAAGCGGTCGCGCCAGTCCACCAGCGTCACGTAGTCCGGCCCGCCGATCACGAACTGCACCGGCGGCTGGAAGCCGCGCTGGCCGAGGCTGGGCGGGTTCAGCGGGAAGGCGCGCACCCCGGCGATGGCGCTCATCTTCGGGAAGACCTCCGCCACGATCTCCTGCTGCTTGCGCGTGCGGGTGTCCCAGGGGGACAGGCGGACGAACATGTTCGCCTGGTTGCCCTGGGGCGGGCGGATGAATCCCCCGAGGGTGGAGAAGACCACCGTCGCATCGCCGGAGCGCACATAGGGCTGCATCACCGCCTCGGCGAGCTGCACCTGCTGGCGCATGTAGGCGAAGGATGCGCCCTCCGGCCCGGTCATCGGCACGATGATGGTGCCGCGGTCCTCGATGGGCGTGAACTCCTTGGGCAGCACGTTGAACAGCGCGACGGCCAGCGCCGACAGCAGCCCCGCCGCGCCCAGCACCAGCAGCGGCGCCCGCAGCGCGCGGGCGAGCGTCCAGCGCAGCGCGCCGTTCAGCCCCTGGAAGAAGGGCTCCGTCCAGCGTACCAGCCGGGTCTCCCCCGCATGCGGCTTGAGCAGCTTGGAGCACATCATCGGCGTCAGCGTCAGCGCGATGATGCCGGAGAAGGCGACCGAGGCGGCGAGGGCGAAGCCGAACTCGCTGAACAGCCGCCCCGTGTTGCCGCCCATGAAGGAGAGCGGCACGAAGACCGCGATCAGCACCAGCGTCGTCGCGATGACGGCGAAGGCGATCTCCCGCGCGCCGCGGATGGAGGCGAGCAGCACCGGCTCCCCCTCCTCGATGCGGCGGTGGATGTTCTCCAGCACGACGATGGCGTCGTCCACGACGAGCCCGATGGCCAGGACCAGCCCCAGCAGCGTCAGCACGTTGATCGAGAAGCCCAGTGCCGCCATCGCCATGAAGGAGGCGACGATGGAGACGGGGATGGCCACCGCCGGGATGATCGTGGCGCGGAAGGAGCGCAGGAACAGGAAGATGACGATCACCACCAGGATCAGCGCGGTGATGAGGGCGTGCTCCACCTCGAAGATCGACTGGGCGATGAACTGGCTCTCGTCGTAGCCGATCTCGACGTTGATCCCCTCCGGCAGGGTCTCGGCGATCCGGGCCACCTCCGCCTTGACCCCGTCGGCGACGGACAGGGTGTTCGCGGTGGACTGGCGCTGGATGCCCAGGCCGATGCCAGGCCGGCCGTTGATGCGGTACTCGCCGCGGTTGTCCTCGGGGGCGATCTCCACCTCGGCCACGTCGCCCAGCAGCACCTGGGCGCCGCCATTGGTGCGGGAGAGCACGATGCGGCGGAACTCCTCCGGCCTGGTCAGCCGGGTATCCGTGCGGACCGTCAGCTCGCGCTGGCGGCTTTCGATGCGCCCGCCCGGCAGCTCCACGTTCTCGCGCCGGATCGCGTCCTCGACGTCCTGGACGGTCATGCCGCGCGCGGCCAGCGCCTGGCGGTCCAGCCAGATCCGCATGGAGTACTTGCGCTCGCCCTGGATCAGCACCTGGGCCACGCCCTCGACGATGGCGAGGCGGTCCACGAAGCGGCGCCGCGCCAGCTCCGTCAGCTCCATCCCCGAGAAGGTGTCGGAGGTCAGCGCCACCCACAGGATGGGGCGGCTGTCGCCGTCCACCTTGGCGACGACGGGCGTGTCCGCCTGCTCCGGCAGGCGGGCGAGCGCGCGGGAGACCTTGTCGCGCACGTCGTTGGCGGCCGCGTCCACGTTGCGGTTCAGCCGGAACTCCAGCGTCACCTGCGAGCGCTCGTCGCGGCTCTGCGAGGAGATGGTCTTGATCCCCTCGATCCCCGCCACCGCCGCCTCGATCAGCTCGGTGATCTGGGTGTCCACCACCGCGGCCGAGGCGCCGGCATAGGTGGTGGTGACGGAGACGATGGGCGGGTCGATCGCCGGGTACTCGCGCACCGGCAGCC contains:
- a CDS encoding efflux RND transporter permease subunit — protein: MVLSDVSIKRPVFATVVSLLLIVLGLASLFRLPVREYPAIDPPIVSVTTTYAGASAAVVDTQITELIEAAVAGIEGIKTISSQSRDERSQVTLEFRLNRNVDAAANDVRDKVSRALARLPEQADTPVVAKVDGDSRPILWVALTSDTFSGMELTELARRRFVDRLAIVEGVAQVLIQGERKYSMRIWLDRQALAARGMTVQDVEDAIRRENVELPGGRIESRQRELTVRTDTRLTRPEEFRRIVLSRTNGGAQVLLGDVAEVEIAPEDNRGEYRINGRPGIGLGIQRQSTANTLSVADGVKAEVARIAETLPEGINVEIGYDESQFIAQSIFEVEHALITALILVVIVIFLFLRSFRATIIPAVAIPVSIVASFMAMAALGFSINVLTLLGLVLAIGLVVDDAIVVLENIHRRIEEGEPVLLASIRGAREIAFAVIATTLVLIAVFVPLSFMGGNTGRLFSEFGFALAASVAFSGIIALTLTPMMCSKLLKPHAGETRLVRWTEPFFQGLNGALRWTLARALRAPLLVLGAAGLLSALAVALFNVLPKEFTPIEDRGTIIVPMTGPEGASFAYMRQQVQLAEAVMQPYVRSGDATVVFSTLGGFIRPPQGNQANMFVRLSPWDTRTRKQQEIVAEVFPKMSAIAGVRAFPLNPPSLGQRGFQPPVQFVIGGPDYVTLVDWRDRFMDRARQNTRLLNLDSNFKETKPEIRVEVDRRKAADLGVSIQAVGRTIETMLGSREVGTYVVAGEEYKIMLQARDEYRATPYDLQNIFVRTASGGLVPMSNVVQLSERARAQSLAREDRTRAITISATPAPGYSLGEALDFLDQVARETLPPDARITYRGQSQEFRESGSSLYFTFAFALLVVYLVLAAQFESFIHPFVILLSTPLALTGGLLALFVTGQSLNIFSQIGMILLIGLMAKNGILVVEFANQLRDEGRSVYDAVLEASVVRLRPILMTSIATVLGAVPLAVSTGAGAESRQALGVVIVGGITLSTFVTLYAVPALYLLLAPYTRPIGAVAAKLRELELEERVVAAPAAE